A portion of the Candidatus Tectomicrobia bacterium genome contains these proteins:
- a CDS encoding chromate transporter — protein sequence MLELVLRFLLVGALAFGGGQAALPLVERIAVAETGWLSPRDFAAGVGIAQATPGPVLILAAFVGHRAAGLPGALAATLAVFALPILLAALAARMAERWRGGAAFEAFGRFAGAAAIGLLGVTLASIAWPLVQAHPALALLSAAVFLAERGGASPILLLAGAAAAGGAWGALAG from the coding sequence TGGGGGCGCTGGCCTTCGGCGGGGGACAGGCCGCCCTCCCCTTGGTCGAGCGGATCGCCGTGGCCGAGACGGGCTGGCTCAGCCCCCGCGACTTCGCCGCGGGGGTGGGCATCGCCCAGGCCACCCCCGGGCCGGTGCTCATCCTCGCCGCCTTCGTGGGCCACCGCGCGGCGGGGCTCCCCGGGGCGCTCGCGGCCACCCTGGCCGTCTTCGCCCTGCCGATCCTCCTCGCGGCGCTCGCCGCCCGCATGGCGGAGCGCTGGCGGGGCGGGGCGGCCTTCGAGGCCTTCGGGCGCTTCGCGGGGGCGGCCGCCATCGGGCTGCTGGGGGTGACCCTCGCCTCGATCGCCTGGCCCCTCGTCCAGGCGCACCCGGCGCTGGCCCTCCTCTCCGCCGCCGTCTTCCTCGCCGAGCGCGGGGGCGCCTCGCCGATTCTGCTTCTCGCCGGGGCCGCCGCCGCGGGAGGGGCGTGGGGCGCCCTCGCGGGTTGA
- a CDS encoding carbamate kinase: MTDLPRRLLVAIGGNATHPGNIRGTPQEQIVIAKATAQSLLPLMELDNELVVTHGNGPVVGKIHMRMALSRKRVSPMTLDICVAQSQGGIAYLLMQALENALREKGNPRHVVCLLTQVEVDPGDPAFRNPTKPIGFFYDEAEARAAGREMGWIMREDAGRGWRQVVPSPEPRHIVDISLVRAIMEHGDICIAGGGGGIPVVRGPKGERRGVEAVIDKDLTSALMAKVLGMEAFLILTEVRRAAIHWGTPRQREIERATPAQMRAWQREGHFPEGSMGPKVEAACRFVERGGKRAVIAHLEEAIPALRGKAGTHIVPEGSL; this comes from the coding sequence ATGACGGATCTCCCGCGCCGCCTCCTCGTCGCCATCGGCGGGAACGCCACCCACCCCGGGAACATCCGGGGGACGCCCCAGGAGCAGATCGTCATCGCCAAGGCCACGGCGCAGTCCCTGCTCCCCCTCATGGAGCTGGACAACGAGCTGGTCGTCACCCACGGCAACGGGCCCGTGGTGGGGAAGATCCACATGCGCATGGCGCTCTCGCGCAAGCGGGTGTCCCCCATGACGCTCGACATCTGCGTGGCCCAGAGCCAGGGGGGGATCGCCTACCTCCTCATGCAGGCCCTGGAGAACGCCCTGCGCGAGAAGGGGAACCCCCGGCACGTCGTCTGCCTCTTGACCCAGGTCGAGGTGGACCCCGGCGACCCCGCCTTCCGGAACCCCACGAAGCCCATCGGCTTCTTCTACGACGAGGCCGAGGCGCGCGCGGCCGGGCGCGAGATGGGCTGGATCATGCGCGAGGACGCCGGCCGGGGCTGGCGCCAGGTGGTGCCCTCGCCCGAGCCCCGCCACATCGTCGACATCTCCCTCGTGCGGGCGATCATGGAGCATGGGGACATCTGCATCGCGGGGGGAGGGGGCGGCATCCCCGTCGTGCGCGGCCCCAAGGGGGAGCGGCGGGGCGTCGAGGCCGTCATCGACAAGGACCTCACCTCGGCCCTCATGGCCAAGGTGCTGGGCATGGAGGCCTTCCTGATCCTGACCGAGGTCCGGCGCGCCGCCATCCATTGGGGGACCCCCAGGCAGCGCGAGATCGAGCGCGCCACCCCCGCCCAGATGCGCGCCTGGCAGCGCGAGGGCCACTTCCCCGAGGGGAGCATGGGGCCCAAGGTCGAGGCCGCCTGCCGCTTCGTCGAGCG